The window ATGTTGCGGGTCTAAGATGGTTGGCCCCTAAGAGCTAGAGGCAAAGCTATGTGATTTGATATTATAACCATATGACGTAAACCAAATAAGACAAAGAGTAACTATCTATATGATATTGAGTTTTTAATTATGATGTGTTATAGCATTTCTGTCCTCTATTGTATGACCATTGACAAAGATTGTTCAGTGATAGTAAAAACCTAGTTTTACCCCGATCCAATCTGAATCGTAATTGGCAGGGACTGATTCATCACCAATTCCTGAGTTCAGAACCTTGACGGTATGTAACTAAGAATGTTTAtctcttttttattaaaaattagattcataaaataaaaataattacaaaataagtatatttaaaatgtattttaCATCCATAAATATAggttttgaaaagatttacttaatcgcCAAATTAGTTAGTGCTCGTCTCgcccaaataaaaaatagaattaaatttcttaaatacCTTTTGACATCATTTCTTTTCATAACTCAAGGCTAAAAATAAGGCTTATAAGTTTAACCATTGGGCTAAATTCATACCAGTTTCACAACTCGTTGGattccctcttctttttatttggtggaAAACTTCAAGAGACTAACAAAAGAGGTGCATAAGGCTAGCGAGTTGACAAATATAAAAAAGCGTTTACCTTGGaccataattaattaaaatgggTTAAGAAAAAAACTTTGGTATGGTGTGTTTAAAATGGTTCTGAATTTGAATGGCATGCTAAGAAATACAGTCAAACATTTTGAACAtggtaaaaaaatgaaaaacggTACAAATTAAatgtttagatttgaaaaacaagagaagctaaaaaaaaaagaagaagacaaatatacatatataaatctTGGGGCTCTAAATTATGTCTAAATAGTTAAATATTAAtgttttatgtgaaaatattaatattaaatttgtttttggaGAATCAAAATTAagtgtttttttaaaaagtgccttttttcactaaaaaaaaatgtaaagcATGTTTACAACGtttggttcaattaaaaaaacccaATTGGGGGATCGATTAGGCTTCTGACAGTTAGCATGGTAAAAAACGGATGGGCCGGATGGTCCATCTAGATAAGCCAATTGAGTCACTTTTTGGACGAAAATATGGGTTGGTCTACTCTTTTCATGGGCCAAGGCACCAAATCAGGCCCAAGTGTCCAAAACCCAAAGGATTCCGAAAATCGAATTAGGAATCTGGGGTTTTAGGGCCTCAGGGTTTCTCAGAATCCAATCGTCCTCGTTTCTTTTTCTTGCGGAAcacccttctcccttcttctctccggTCATTCTCCATTTCTATTGCGGAGGCCTCGCATGTGTGTCCCAAACGTCTGAAGCCTGAAACCTCAAAGTTTCTAGGTGCCAGTCCCGTGGCTTGGTTTGCAGAATAGTCTGGACTCTCACACCCTGCTTCAATCTTGAAATTTGCAGAAGTTAGAAGTTCCAATCTTAAACTTGAACCTCTTCCTCAAGGAATCGAAGATCCTCAGGTATGTGTTCGTAACTGCCATTTTCCTGAAAATAATAATGTTGTTGACACTTTCTCATGTAGTTGGTGGACAGAGCCCAAGCTGGTTATTGACTTTGCAACTCCTGCTCAGTTAtcaatttcttcccttttttcctcCCTCCTCTATATTTTTCTTTGTCAATTACATCAACCTACACTGCCGTCAAGTACTATATAATCGGAATCTCAATCCGCGATATTAACTTACAAGTCCATCAATTATGAAGTTCGGAGGCGCATCGACCCAGGTTGTCGAAATATTGTTTTCATGGAGTATGCAGAAATTTTAATGGGCTTCTTGGTTACTCTGTCCGTTAACATCGCATAATGAAAATATAGTACAGTTTATCCTTAGAATCATTTTATTCTAAAAGCACATCCACTAAGGCCAAAGCCACAAAGCTGAATTCTCCCGATTGTATATAATCTACTATTACTTTGGGATCAGTCAACATCATAATTTCCATCAGACCAAGTTCCTTTGCCGTGAGCATGTCATCTCAAACCGCTATGGCTTCAAGAAAATGTTCACAGTTTGATTTGATTACCCATTCAGCTGCAATGTTGTGGGTTATGCTGGTGATGAGTGTCGTGGTAAATATTGAGAATTGAGATAACTCATGACTCATTGGCATGAAAGCTACCCTAGCATCCGCGGGAGGGGAGGGTTGGGGTTTGGGGGttggggtttggggtttggggtttgggtGCTAACTTAAAAGCTTTAAAAATTCCACAATACATACATGTTTTACTTATTTGCCTTATTATAGAGACAATGGTTTGTTATTAAAAGCAATTTGGTTTCAGGTTAAGCAAAGATGATAATGGACTATAGCTCCTGTTCTAAGCACATGTGTCTTATCTTTCTTTGGGAGTTCTGAATCACACACAATTGAAGTGTGTATTTACATTTATATATTCATGTATAAAGACATATCAAAGAAACCAGACTTGAGCTCTAGAAGTGAGGCCAGTCGATGTGCTGTGCTACATCACACGTGAAGAGCACATGACTCTAGTCTTCTTTAGCAGTTAAACAAAGACGACCTGTATCCCAAGAAGGTTGAATGTGCTTGAAGCCTAGAAGTCCATGGTTAGTAGGATCTGATTGAAGTATTTCGATAGAAAAATTTCTGATTAGGCAGAAATGGGAGAAACACAAATTGGACTAGACTTGTTTTGTGGTTCTATTTGTTATTTGCAGTGGTGATGCATGGAGCTGATGACTATTCAAGAAAAAGGCCACAGCATTAATAGATTTATAACTGGACAAAACCAGTACTCTTCCATCTCCTCATGGAATAATTATTTGTAAGACTTGTTTTGGCATTCCCTGATCAATGAGCCTATTGGTAAGGCTCTTTTTCCATTGTCCTATCACCCACTGATATGGTAAGGTCACCAACTCTTCGACGGCGGGAGGTGGTTGAGACACTAGAATGGTGTAATTGGGTAATGATGGATTGATGGTACCCAATTCATTcccaattttgaccattgtGCTTGATACTGTGGTTTCTGACAGACTATCTGTTTAAGGGTTCCTAGAGAGGTATGGATATCCTTACAGCAAGGAGAGGCTGATGAAGGGCAGGAGGCATTAAAAATATTCCCATCTAGGAAATTCACTTAATTTTTTTGCCCAGATTGCATTGGGTTGGGTAAGCAAATTCCAAGCAAGCTTGAATGGTGATTTTCTCAATCCCAGGCCTGCATCCACAttattttgacaattttacccaTTATGTGTAAAATCACTTGCTCCTTTCATTAGATCCTCTCCTCTCCAGAATTTGGCTTGTGGGGAAGTTTCGAAGCTAAATTCTTGAGCAGGGGGAAAGTGGACATCTTTTGGGTTGCTAGAGCCGAGGTGGTGCTTTTAATCAAAACTGTCCTGCCTGCCTGTTCGATGGCACCATATTCCAATCATTCATCCAGTTAAAAGTTTTTCCATCATAAATTCGAAAGGAGAGGTTTTTGATCTAGGTATGACCAATCTGTTACTTGGATATTTGGATGATGTGTCAAGTGGCTATATATTGAGACTTCAGTATCCCTCTATTGACACCCTAATCAGTGTTCCTGCTAAAATAATGCACCCCACATTTGCTAAAATTAAGATGCGTTCTCTCTTTCATGTTTGAACATTTTCTCATTCTGGTGATAGAAGTTTCACTTCTCAAACACAGTGGTTTGGTATATCTTATTGTTTTGGGAGGACTGAAGAATTCAATTTTTGGTCAGAGTAATGATGTGGTGCACTACTGAGAAAATCAGTTTGGATTTCACTCATGCCCAATTGATGGTACAATGTTGTGGTTGGGTGTTAGATCTACGATAAGACAcattaaagaattttttttttataattagatTGGTGTTGCACCTTTTATTAATTTCCTTTAGGGACTATACGGATGACTACCAGCCTTGTGCGTTTGATGGATGTAACATACAATGTTTTGTAGTGACATTAAGTTTACCTCCTTGCAGCTTCTAGAAAGATGAACTTCAACAATGTTAAAGTTCCAAAGATGCCAGGGGGAGGTGCTGCTTCTGCTCTTCTTAAGGTGGGAGTTATTGGTGGCCTTGGTCTGTATGCAGCACTTAATAGCCTCTACAATGTTGAGGGAGGACATCGAGCTATTGTCTTCAACCGTCTAGTTGGTGTTAAAGACAAggtcttctttttctctctttctccccctaTATCCCTTTAAGCCCCACCCCTTTCTTGTACATACAAGAGATGGAGAAGCTATATTCTTATTTCTCATTGTTAGTTGCCTGAATATTACTCATATCCATTGTTCTAAAAAATTTtcctcatttttcttttctttagttcTAACAGTTTCCCATGTCCTCCTTTAGTTTCATTATTCCATAGATGCACTacctaattttttaattaatttttaagttCCTATTTTATTGTgaattaattttatttgttttgtccTATAATATGTTAAATTATTCTCCCATTGTGACATTTGTAAGCTTGTTTTGTAGCCAATCAAGCAGCGATCTCTTGGCCCAAATAAATCTATAAATATATAGGCTGGACTAAACCCAAGGCCTCAGCCAGGCCCTGAAATTGTCGGGTGGGCTTCGGTTGGGCTTAGGCTTGCCGTTCCAAACTTGCACTCCTAAGCCTTAATCAGTCGGTCTCATTAGTCTAATCGGCAGACCAAAACTAACTCGGTATATGGAATTGTGTCCCTGGCCCCAACCAAAACTGGACCAACTAATAAGGAGTAGGTTGGTCTCCGGTTTAACTGGTCAGTTTCTGTTCAGTTTTTCTGGTCGTGTTATGCTATTGTCTTCTGGTTTGGTTGTTCACTAGATCTTGAAGGTGGATTCTTTAGTTTCCTTGTGATAAGATTATGTTTATTTTAGAGTTTGTAAGTTCTGTTGTTATATCTCAGTGGTGAATGTTTGGTTGCCTTTTTCATGATGAACTGCAAATCGTATTAATCTTTCCAAATGCTGTTTACACCTTGGAAAGCTACGCCTAAGATTGCAAATGTTCTAAGAAAAGCCTCAAAATTAGACATCATGTGTACATAATCACAACACTGCCCAAAAGAGTAATTTTCCTTTGTACTTTCTAGATGTTATTACAGCAGAAGCTTCTTTGAGGGACATTACCTGTATCGTTTCACTGGGAAATTGGTGAACCCTTGGTGGAATTCTGCATGTTGGGAAATATACATAGAGTATTCCACTGGGATAATATGATGCAGAAAAAAATTGCTATTTGCTGCTGATATCAAAGGTATCTGGTATCATCCATGGTTTTCAAGGCATCCCATTTGATGTCGCTTAGGTGATGAGGTAGTCCTCAATGGTCAAGGAGACTGGTTGTCTCAGAGTTCAAGGTGTGGAAGGATGCAGAAGCTactgcagaagaagaagattgcagCAGCACCAGCCCCAGCTGCTGCAACTGCTGctgaaggaggaggagggggagggagggaggtggaAAGGGGTGATATCTGTTCTGTGCTCCTCCATCTTCGACCATCCCCTTGCTGTTATTGGGTGGACCTTGAGAAAGCTTTTGGTCTGTTGACAGGCTGATCCTCTGATGAATCATTGCCATGCTTGAATTACAAAGGGAGAAAGGAAGAGGGGCGGAGGGTTTGGGTTTGTTGAAGGGAAAGGGCGGTCTCATTTCTGACATGGGTACAGAAAAGTATAGACCTtgaccccaaaaaaatgaatattaCAGAATCATTGTGAAGAAGGACTTAATGAGATCTACTATATTTCATGGGGGTGGCTTTGTTGCCTGGCCATCGCTTTCATACAGTGACAACTGTGGTACCATGTGCTACTTGCACGTGGAGCCCTTGTTTCTTGGTTTGCATTCCCATGCCAAGGTAGCATGTTCCATGGACAGCCTTCTGTCTTTTTATGCAAGAGTCTAATGATCAGTCTATTTACAAGCcagaaaacttaaaaaaaagggtgtgCCCAGTGAACGAGGCTCCTTcgactgcggggtctggggggtcataatgtacacagccttacgcttgcttcacggagaggctgtttaaGTTGTTTCAACCACATCTTATATCGTGGGTGGGGTGCAGCTCATTCCTGTTTCATTGATCATTCCGAGGAGCCTGAGCTTTTGGTCAGCTGCTTCTGTGGTAACCTATATGCTTAGTGTAAAGATGACACCCACTTGCAATCCTTTGGAGTTTTTGGGAGAAATTATATGTTCTCCGATGATAGTTCTTTGTCTAGTAGAGAGTGGTAAAGcagcttttcttttctattttttttcgtTTCCTATTCAAATTTTCTTCTGTGCTGAATGCGGTGCTCTTTATATGAAACCTATGAATGTATTTAATTGTTTCCTACCTTTTATGTCTTTGGCTTAGATTTCTGGTGCCCTGCATAATTTGAAGTGGCTTTTCTATGCGCTCCATTTTGaggaaaaacagaaataaaattgtaatttactttCAAGGGGGAAAAATTCTTTATTATGTTTTGCGTAGTTTTGCAAATTTCTGACTATTGTTTATCTGGCATTTAAACAGGAAGGTTGAGCTTTAAAAGCTGAGTGAAACTTGTTAGAACTGTTGCAGTAATACTGAGTTCACTAGACCCATGCTTTATAACTATAATCATACAGTAGAAGCATGATCTGCTTTCTATTAGTTTGTCAATTACCGACGGTAATTTATTTTCTCTGATGATGTAAAGTGGCTTTGCATACTTGCAGGTTTATCCAGAAGGAACACATCTGATGATCCCATGGTTTGATAGGCCAGTGATTTATGATGTCCGTGCACGTCCTCATCTTGTGGAGAGTACTTCGGGAAGCCGTGACCTCCAAATGGTACCTTGTTTTATTctgctgtatttttattttcctagATTGCCAATTTTGCTGTCGAAGTCCCAGGACAAGGCTGAACTAGGCCCTATTTATCTTTGACTTACAGGCCTGGTTCTAGCCTTCTAGGTTGGGAATGCAGCTTGCTGGTTTCAGAATTGTTTTAGTTTATGCAGTAAATTTTTGTGTCTGTTTGGGAACATGTGCATTGGATAAATCTTGAAAATTCTCATGCTTGAGCAACCATTCAAGAACACATGTAGTTTTATATCAAATATTAAGATCAAGGGTATGGATTGTGTTAAGAAGTATAACCTATTTCCCGAGTCGAGAATATAGGATCATTTATGATCCATGTAACATGGCTTTTGTTGTTTGTTGGGCTTATTTTATCTTCATTTCAAAATTATCTTGGTTTctattgtattttatattttgtgcAGGTCAAGATTGGGCTTCGAGTGCTTACACGACCTGTGCCAGACCAGTTACCTACAATCTATCGAACTCTTGGGGAGAACTATAATGAGAGAGTCCTACCATCCATAATTCATGAAACCTTGAAAACTGTGGTAGCACAGTACAATGCCAGTCAGCTTATCACTCAGAGAGAGGTAGGTTATATGGCCTTGTCTTTGGAGTAagtatattatattttattattataatccTAAATgctattttaagtttttaacaGTGCTAAGTGTTTACAAGCACAATCTGAACATCGATTTTATTTTGCGGGAGCCTGGCACTTAATAAGAGAATTCAGGATTTCAAATTTCTTGTCCAAAACATGCTTCCTTGGATGATTGCAAGAATTCAGTCTAGTATTTGTTTTGTTCAAATCTATTTAATAGAGACAtacttctcctcttcttctttttccatctGTGCAGGTATGTTTGTGTTAGATGCAGGTGGGGGAAGGATTcaataaatttttctttttcatttttgctgGCTGGTTACTTGCTCCTTGTGTGAAACTGATTTTGTTCCCTTTATATGGCCTTTGCCTATGGTGCTTGGTGAATCAAATTTACCTTAATAAAGGAATTGAAAtgcttatttcttatttgattcaagaaagggaaaacaaaggaaTGTTAAGgcgttgttttgtttttctgtaGGCTGTTAGTAGGGAAATACGAAAGATATTGACAGAAAGGGCAGCCAACTTCAACATTGCCTTGGATGATGTGTCCCTTACGAGCCTTACATTCGGAAGGGAATTTACAGCTGCAATTGAAGCTAAACAGGTTGCGGCCCAGGAAGCTGAGCGGGCCAAATTTGTGGTAGAAAAAGCGGAGCAAGACAAGAGAAGTGCTGTTATCCGGGCACAGGTTACTTACTGTCTATTACTCTTCTTTATCTTCATAATGTTCTTGGTCTTTATGGTCATATTTGGATTCATCTCATATTCTTTGTTTTTGATACCAGGGTGAAGCTAAGAGTGCCCAACTGATTGGTCAAGCTATTGCAAACAATCCAGCATTCATCACCTTGAGGAAAATTGAAGCTGCAAGAGAAATAGCACATACAATTTCAAACTCAGCAAACCGGGTTTTCTTGAGTTCAGAGGACTTGTTGCTGAATCTTCAGGAGATGAATTTGGAGAGCGGGAAGAAATAAATGCTCACATCATAAACAGCGGGATTCATACATTCTTTGTTGTCAACAAGAGTTCCTTTTGGTGGACTGTGTCATTGAGTTGAGACAATTTTCCTGGTATGATTTTTTTCATCACTAGACTCTAGCAatggtttcttttgtttttattgttttttgggtaatgaTGGTTTCTTTTGTGGGTATGAATATTTAAAGTAGAGTTTGTCTGAGTGACACCGCTAAATTGTATTTTTGGAATTTAACTTTACTTCCTTTTATCCTCGACTTATTCATAGAGCACCTAAAATTAGGTTTTAAATGTAAAATCAAATCACTTTCCCAACCTCACTTCACCCTCTTCTTCCATCTGTCATCAACTTCAAACATGACTGGTTCTGGGACTTCTTGCTCCAACCATTACTATTTGCTAATGGGAATCTAAATGTCACTTGCTCTTACCAATCACATCTTTAGCCACCACAAAGAAACGTGGAGCCAAAAGATTGGTCATAGAAATCAACTTCTAAATAACCGAAGCTGGGAAAATAAACATTAGAACAACAATCGTCTACTCCATTTCcacccccccccttcttttttgtgCAGAGCACGCTAGTCTCAGCTGGTTTGGTCTTAAAAGAAAGGGTAAATTGCATTTAAGATATCAAACGATTAGGAAAACTACGATTGGAGTAACTCTCGTTTAAAAAATCTGTgtggggtatttttttttaaatttatatatttAGGCAAATTATGCTTGGGATACCTAACATTTagactatgtttggatgtcaagaaaagaaaagaaaagaaaaaaaaaattgaatacgcagaaagaaagacaaataaatcaatcatcatcatttttgtcacattatgttttttctttaacttgcatccaaacatagctCCAAATTCTGTACCGAGTGTACCTCACATCAAATTCTATGTTTCGAGTGTTGTATAAATATTATGGGCAAAGAGAGTGTTACCTGGTCATGTACTCTTTGCACGAATGTGAGGGCCAAAGGAAGTTTATGCAGGGGAATCAATAGaattgggattttttatttctcaaggGGCAAAGCAAGACTTTCACGTAttcctgtgtctgggtgcagaaACCACACAATCAAGTAGTGTTTTTTTCTCTAATAGGAGTAAAAGATGCAAAGTGGttccaagaagaagagagagggggggggggggcgccgGGAAACCCAATCCCAACTCGGAGTATACGAGTTATTCTTATATGACAGCAACTCAACGTAAGAGATTCTGCTACGTGTGCatgttaagaaaagaaaagaaaaatgataaaaaagacaaaattacatAGCTTTTGAACTGTTTAAAATCGAAAAATGTTTgatgtttatcaaaaaaaacaaaaaaaaaactagtaatCGATGCATATACACAGAAGGGGCAAGGGAGAGGGGAGGGACTTGTATGGGCATTCAACTGAAaatatgacttttttttttttttttttttttttttgggtagaactgAAAATATGACATACGAGTACGGGAAAAGGCTTAAGAAATTGAGGACCGCTAacaaaatgggttttgggtccAAGATTTTAAACTATCAACGATTCCTGTGAATAGAGGTTTCAAACTCCCGCCGGTCTGGTTTTGTTTCTACAGCGTCTGTAatagggtgcaagtttggctttGTCGGCTCAAACCCGCCCAGACCTATCCTGAGTTCGAACAAgacctgggctgagataccgTGGTCAGAGTTTtaaatttctggccttgagttaGGGTCAGATCAGGTCAGACCAGGGTTGAGGCATCGGGCTCAATTTTAAGTTATactgtaaaatatatattataaactttaaacgtcataCACATATTGTCatttaatttattatatatgaagataataagtaatAATTTTCTctatgatcagggccaattagggtcagtcCAGCCCAACCTTGAGGGCAGGCCAGGGTTGGATTTTCAGGCCCTAAGTCAAGGTAGGACTGGACCTACTaaagggactcagggttgggctggggttttaataacaattggtttggtttgtttctgATACCCATTATTTGGTGAAAAAATCTTACCAAATAAGCTCAAACATCCAAGGCTCCACTCCAACAATTTAAGTTAGGGAAAGAGGGAGTTAGTTGGTTCCAAGTATGAGACCACCAAAACATGGCTAGTCAATTCAAACCATACTACACTCCCTTATTCCATAACGAAGCAATTAAAAATAGTTAcaaggaaaaataaagtggactaGTGGCCTGATTCACACACGTATACAAATAAACAGTGAAGAGAAGGAACAAAAAAGGATTGAAAAtattctcttcatcttctccttagCTAATGTGTGTGGTATGAGCAAGAAAGAGATTGGGACATGAtcgaaagggagaaagaatatGCCTGCtatcatatttttttagaatTACAAAGAATTAATTAAGTACAGATTTTGTAAAAAAGCACCCTGGACCTCCCAACACATAGATGAAGGGAGGGTCTCTCTTCTAAGGGGCTTACACCTATATAGAACGATATctagtattttccaaaatactctTCGgaattccatttctttggctgcgaGCCCGGATAGCATGGAAAGTTCTTGCAACCCGGGTAGTAGCAAAATTTCATCGGGCAAAAGACAATGATAAAAAAGGATGAAGGGGTCGAGTGTTTTGACTTAATTGTGTATATGGGAGGAGAAGATTTTATAATGAGGAGGTGGGTTGGACTGAAAATCTAAAGAAAAGAAACGAATACATGCATGGTTAGGCATATATATGTTTGAGTTAGCCTATCAATACCATATATCAGCCATGAAACCtttgtcttttttttaataataagatagaagaaaggTAAGAAGTACAACAGGTTTAATAACATAAGAATGTGAAACACTAATCTTGATCTTCTACTTAAAAGGGAAGGAACTTTGTTGACTGGCTCCTGAGCCTATGCCTCATATATAACTTCTTTATTATTCTAATATATAATATGTGGATGTGATTAATTTATGCCATATTAAAAGCAAATCTCAGTCTCTCCACTGAGGACAACTCATCAATAAATGAATGGacaggaaagaaaggaagaactaATTGCAGATCTTGTACACATGTCAATTGAAATTGCATGGTAGCCATTGGTGTATACTAACCTGATAAGACCACTTGGGAAGTTTGCTTCCATTTGCAGCTCCCATGTGACCCAACAGTATCACAGGTGAACCCCACTCAATGAATTGAAGAATCAGGTTCAAAGACttgaaattttaaattcaaAGACATGGAATAAGGAAAAATCTAAAACAGAGTTCTTACTTTGGCTCAAGCTACCACTATAAAGTCCTTTCCTGGCCTTATCCCCTTGCACTCACAATCAACTTGTCAGCAATACTTGTGCTTAGTTTGTGAATGTGTtcgtgtgtgtgtctgtgagaGGGAGAGTGACAaaggagacagagagagaccTATTTCCTATCGGTTCTTCCAAACACTTGAAGTAAGCATGGGTTCCTTGCCCAATGTGAGCTGTGATGTCGATCAACAGCAAGACATTGAGCACACCAGTCATGTGGAGAGGACCAGATGGGTGCTGGATGCACCTGAGCCGCCTAGTCGTTGGTGTGAGCTCATGGACAAGTCATCTTCATCTTTCAGAGCTAAACTACAACTTCGATCAGTGGTGGTGTTCTTGGAAGGCCTTTTCCCAATCCTCAGTTGGGGTCGTAATTACAAGTTTGAAAAGTTTAAGCATGATTTTCTGGCAGGTTTAACTCTTTCCAGCCTTAGCATTCCACAGGTGAACACAAGTTGATATAAGAAATTGTTCTTTTTTCAACCCCTTCTCACTACCTTATGTTGGCTCTCTCTTCCTTTACTTCCCTTTATAATCTGTTTTAAATATCTTGCAGAGTATTGGATATGCAAGGTTAGCAAACCTTGATCCTCAATATGGGCTCTGTAAGTAGCTTGCTTTTATGTTACTGTAAAacacttttccttctcttttcaactGTCGACATGGGTTGTTACAAGTCTATAACCTATGATGACGTGGCTCTATCATGAAGATCCTACATGTATTATTTTTGGTGGGGGAGGGGGTCATATATTTTGTATAGTATGTGTTGACACTACCGAATCTCACATCTTCTATTTttccaaagaagaaaattcatCTCTTTTTCTGTAGGAGAATTCTATTCCAGCTTCAAAACATGCCTTTTTGTTGCTTTCCCCAATTAGAATAATTCTTGTCATCTCTTTCAATGTTTTCTATTATTATATATTCTGAATGagcatccttttttttttttttttttcgagacTAGAGTTGAAGAGATCTTAGGTTAGTTGAAATTCCTTATAGATAAGCATCCCATTAAGTATGTGATATCATATGGGATCTGTTTTGATTAGACACTAGTGCTGTGCCACCTCTGATCTATGGTTTAATGGGGAGTTCAAGTGAGATAGCCATCGGACCAGTGGCAGTGGTTTCACTCCTATTGTCTTCCATGATTCAGAAAGTAGTAGATCCTGTGGCTGATCCCATAACTTATAGAAAGATTGTCTTCACCACAACCTTCTTTGCTGGTACCTTTCAAGCTATGTTTGGACTGTTCaggtggtcttcttcttcttcaagtgaTTAATTTGTTGACCCTTCCATTTATTAATGCTTAACCTCATAAGATAACATGTTTGTCCTTTTTTGCTTTCTGTAGGTTGGGTTTTCTTGTGGATTTCCTATCACATGCAGCCATTGTTGGGTTCACTGGGGGTGCAGCAATCCTCATATGTATGCAACAGTTAAAGGGTCTACTTGGCATCAGTCACTTTACTACCAAAACTGATGTAATCTCTGTCTTAAAAGCAGTTTGGAGATCAATCAATCACGAAGTAAGAAAGATAAAGAGCAACTAACCCTGTACATATTTTTAAGAGATAATGGAAGTTACTTTTTTATTCATATAAAGTTTCCTTTTAAGCCCTCAACAG is drawn from Telopea speciosissima isolate NSW1024214 ecotype Mountain lineage chromosome 1, Tspe_v1, whole genome shotgun sequence and contains these coding sequences:
- the LOC122664204 gene encoding prohibitin-1, mitochondrial, whose product is MNFNNVKVPKMPGGGAASALLKVGVIGGLGLYAALNSLYNVEGGHRAIVFNRLVGVKDKVYPEGTHLMIPWFDRPVIYDVRARPHLVESTSGSRDLQMVKIGLRVLTRPVPDQLPTIYRTLGENYNERVLPSIIHETLKTVVAQYNASQLITQREAVSREIRKILTERAANFNIALDDVSLTSLTFGREFTAAIEAKQVAAQEAERAKFVVEKAEQDKRSAVIRAQGEAKSAQLIGQAIANNPAFITLRKIEAAREIAHTISNSANRVFLSSEDLLLNLQEMNLESGKK